The genomic DNA CTGCGATGTTCGCGCAATTGCCGCCCGGTGCGAGTCTCGTGCGGCATCGCGATCCGTATGCGGGGTCCGTGCGCTATCACCTTGGCCTCGTTACACCGGCCGACCCGAAATGCTATATCGACGTCGACGGCCAGCAGTATTACTGGCGCGACGGCGAGGAAGTAATCTTCGACGAGACGTATATCCACTACGCGAAGAACGACACGGACATGTCGCGCATCGTGCTGTTTTGCGATATCGAACGGCCGATGCGGTTTCGCTGGGCCTCGGCATTTAACCGGCTCGTGTCGAATACATTAATGCGCGCGGCCGCGTCGCCCAATGAAGTGGGCGACCGTACCGGCTTGCTGAACCGGATGTTCAAGTATGTCTATGCGATTCGGCGCGCGGGCAAGACGATCAAGGCGTGGCATCGACCGACTTATTACGTCGTCAAATGGACGCTGTTCGGCTCGGTTATCGCTGGCGTGTTTTATTTGATCTGAATTCCTCCGTGCTGCTCTGCTTGCGCTTTCGCGAGCAACGCGGCGCGTTAAATTGAAAGCGTCAAACGAAAGGCAACGGTGCAGCCTATGCAGCCCGTTGCCTTTTTGTTTTTGCGACGCCTTTCGCGGTGCGGCGGTGGCGCTTTCACCTATCTGAATGGCTGACGCAAAGTTTTTGCGTCAGCCAGACGTTATATTATAACATTCGCGGATCGATACCCGGCTTTGTCCGTTCAATGAACCCTTTGCACGAGCGATCCATGAACAAGCTTCCTGTAACCGTGTTATCCGGCTTTCTAGGCGCCGGCAAGACGACGCTGCTCAATCACGTTCTGAACAACCGCGAAGGCAAGCGTGTCGCCGTCATCGTCAACGACATGTCGGAAGTCAATATCGATGCGCAACTCGTGCGCGACGGCAGCCAGTTGTCGCATATCGACGAGAAGCTGGTCGAGATGAGCAACGGCTGCATCTGCTGCACGCTGCGCGAAGATCTGCTCGTCGAGATCCAGCGTCTTGCGCAAGAGCGGCGCTTCGATTACCTGCTGATCGAATCGACGGGAATTTCGGAGCCGCTGCCGGTGGCCGAGACGTTCACGTTTCGCGATGAAGAAGGCCGCAGTCTCTCCGATGTCGCGCAACTCGATACGATGGTCACGGTCGTCGATGCGTACAACTTCGCGCGCGATTATGGTTCGCACGATTTTCTTGCCGACCGCGGCGAGACGATGGGCGAAGAAGATCGACGCACGGTCGTCGATCTGCTGACCGAGCAGGTCGAGTTCTGCGACGTGATCGTGCTGAACAAGACGGACATGGTGAGCGCGAGCGACCTCGAGCGGATCAAGGGCGTGCTGCGCGCGCTCAATGGCCGTGCGCAGATTGTCGAAAGCCACTTCGGACGTGTGCCGGTCGACCGCATTCTGAACACGGGTCTCTTCGATTTCGAAGCGGCCGCGCAAGCGCCGGGCTGGCTCAAGGAAATGCGCGGCGAGCATATTCCGGAGAGCGAGCAGTATGGGATCACGAGCTTCGTCTATCGCGCGCGGCGTCCGTTTCATCCGCGGCGTTTCTTCGACTGGATCCAGCGGGAGTGGCCCGGCGTCGTGCGCTCGAAAGGCTATTTCTGGCTCGCGTCGCGTCACGATCTGGTCGGCGAATGGTCTCAGGCTGGCGCGATTTCTCGTCACCAGCGCGCGGGTACATGGTGGGCCGCGGTGCCGAAAGCGTCGTGGCCGCAAAGTCCCGAAGCGCTGGAAGTGATTCGCAGCCGCTCCGAGATGCCGTTTGGCGACCGTCAGCAGGAACTCGTGCTGATCGGCACGAGGATGGATGAGGAGACGCTGCGCGCGGCGTTCGATGCGTGTCTGCTCGACGATTACGAACTCTCGCTCGGCGCCAAAGAATGGCTTCGCTTCGACGATCCGTTTCCTTCCTGGGCGGTACGACAGTAATCGCAGTTTCGCGCGTGTGTTTTCATGCGTAAATTGAACGCGGAGCATCGAACGATGCCGCGTTCAAAAGGTGAAGCGCTGGTTGTGCGAACAACCAATAAGACAACGAACGAAGCGGCAAAACACCACCCCTTATAGCGTGCGCGGCATTGGTCGCCGCGCACTGCATATCCCGCGCCAATCGCGCATTTTCTTGTCTGAAGTTCTTTCGTCGTTGCGGTCGTCAGCGCACAGACCGGCGATATCTCACGCGCGCAAAGTGAAGCCACTGACACGCAAGATCGATTAATTGAAATTCGACTGTTGCTATTTCGTCAAAAACTATACAGCGGCGTGTGATCAGGCATAAAGTTAAAGTGCTTTATCAAGTCTCTTGTGCAGTGCGGGGGTGTGCTATGAAACGCAGAACAACGCGACAGATGGTGAGGGTGCTTTCCGATATCCGTCGTTCAGCCAACTGCAGGGCATTACGTGCGGCCGCGGTGATTCGCGAGATGGAACTGGCGGAGATCGAAGCGGAAGAGGAAGAACGCGAGAGCCGCGACACCGCTCGCGAAGAGGCGTGGGACAAGCCGAGCTGGAGAACGTCGTGAAGGCGGCCGGCGATCAGTCGCTGCGCCTGCTTGTCGAGAAGTGGCTCGCGCCGCTGTCGGCGACACCGCTGCGCGTCACGCATTTCGGCCGTACACGTCACGACGGCACGCGTTATGTGCGCGTGGAGGCGTCGTCGGTGGATGGGCCGCGTGCGCTGTTTTTCTTCAGGCACGACGACGGATGCTGGTGCGTGTTTCCGCCGACCGTCGACAGGGTGACGCGGCTAAGCGAGCAGTTTGCGTTTGAGGCTGCTTAGCAGGAGTCGTGCGGGTAATGTGAGTAACGCGTGGCCCGCGACGTGCTCCTAGCCAACCGACGCCGACTGCCGGCGCGCATGCCATATCGGCATCACCTGGCAGACAATCAGTCCGATCAACATCAGCAGACAGCCGAATACGGCTCGCGCGGTGAGCGTTTCCCCGAGCACGAGCCAGCCGGCGAACGCCGCGAACACGCCTTCCATGCTGAAAATCACTGCCGCGTGCGCAGGCGCCGCGTCTTTCTGCGCGACCACCTGAATCGTGTACGCGACGCCGACCGACAGCGCGCCGCCATACAGGATGGTCGGCGCGGCGCGCACGATGTCAGCCGCGCGAACCGGCTCGAACGCCAGCGCGATCGCACTGCAGATCAGACCGCATACGACAAACTGCACGAGCGCAAGCACGAGCGGATCGTGCCGCCGCGCGAAGCGTCCGACGAGCACGACCTGCACGGAAATGACGAGCGCGCCGGCGAGCTGGTACCAGTCGCCGTATAGCATCGAAAAGTGCTCGTCGACGCTGAGGAAATACATGCCGATGGCCGCGAGCGCGGCGCCAAGCCAGGTGCCGAGCGCCGTCTGATGGCGCAGCACGACGCCCATCAACGGCACGATCACGACGTACAGCGAACTGATAAAGCCGGCATTCGCGATTTTCGTGTACTGCATGCCGATCTGCTGCACCGAAATTGCGATGGCGAGCACGAGGCCGAGCCAGGCACCGTCGCGCAGCAGCGTGAAGCAGACTGGTGATGGTGACGCGGGTGACGGTGCAGGTAGCGGCGCAGGCGACTGTCCTTCAACGCGCGGCTTCGCCGCGGCTGTCAATGGCCGCACACACGCGAGCAGCACGAGCACCACGCAAGCGCCGAGCAGAAAGCGCAAACCGGTAAACAGAAATGGCCCGATCGCGTCGAAGCTCAGACGCTGCGCCACGAAGGCGGAGCCCCAGATCATCGCCGCGACGAGCATCAGCAGGTTCGCGCGCAGGTGTTGTCGAGTCGTGGTTTTCAAGCGGACGGATTCTCACGGTCAAGCCGGACATGATAACGGACCGCACCATTGCGAAAATTGTGCAGCCGTCCTACGCGGTCTAGCGGCGCTTCGCGCTGTCTTTCACGTGGTCCGTCGCGCCGTCTGTCACGCTGTCCATCAACGCGCGCATCCGTTTCCAGTGCGAGCCTTCCCAGAACACGCGCCGGCATACGTCGCAGGTGACGAACTGCGAATGCCGCTCGAGCACGCCTTCGGGCGCGCGGCCCACGGCTTCGTCTTTCGAAATGCGGCGCAGCGGCACATTGCAGGTGAGGCACAGCCGGAAAGGGTGCGCGCTGCTGCCGAGGTCGAGGCGCCTGAAAATTTCGCGCAATTGCGCTTCGGGCTTCAGCGCGCGCACATAGCAGCCATGCGTGATTGTGCGGCGTTTGAGCAACTCGCGGTCGCGCGTCAGCACGATGCGTGCTTCATCGAGCGCGAGCGCTTCGATGCGCGCGTCTGCGTAATGGTTGTCGTAGAGCGTGTCGAAGCCCGCGAGGCGCAGCAGTTGCGCAAGACCGCCGAGGTGCGCATCGGCGATAAAGCGCAGCACGCGCAGCGGCCGCTCGCGCACGCGCAACAGCGGGCGGATATCGAGTGCCTCGAATTTTGGGTAGACGGCGACGCGGTCGCCGTCCTTTAACGGATGATCGAAACCGACCGATTCCCCATTCACGAGAATCAACTCGACTTCGGTATGCGGCACGCCGAGTGCTTCAATCATGTGTTTCGCGGTCGCGTCGCGCGCGCAGGCGCAACTGAACGACTGCCGGCGCAGCGGCCGGGCGAGAAAGTCGTTCAGCTCCTCGTAGAAGCGGAAAGTCGCGGTGACCATGCGTCAGTATCGCATTAGCGCGCGGGCCGCCGTCGACGCTTCGTGAATCGCCAAACGAATCTGCACAGGTCGTTGGCTTGTGCTTTACTTCCGGTTCTGTCGAAGAGGAGCCATAGATGGACATCGGTTTTATCGGTCTCGGCGAGATGGGCGCCGTGATGGTCGAAAACATTCTGAAAGCCGGGCACCAGGTTCGCGTCTGGAACCGCTCGCCCGAGCGCGCGCAGCGTCTCGCGCAAGCGGGTGCGCAAGTGGTCGGTTCGGTTGCCGAGGCATTCACCGGCGATGCCGTGTTCTCGATGCTCGCCGACGACGCGGCGGTGCGCGAGGTGATCAACGCTCGCGTGCTCGATGAGGCGCCGCGCGGGCAGATTCACGTGAACATGGCGACGATCTCCGTCGCGCTGGCCGAAGAGCTCGCGCACGAGCATGCGCAGCGCGGTCTCAACTACGTTGCGGCGCCGGTAATGGGGCGTCCTGACGTGGCCGCGGCCGGCAAGTTAACGATCGTCGCCGCCGGTCCGGCCGAAGCGATCGATCGCGTGCAGCCCGTGCTCGACGCGATGGGCCAAAAAACCTGGCGCATCGGTTCGCTCGCGCAGCAGGCGAATGTGATGAAGCTTGCAACGAACTTTCTGATCGGGTCGGCGATCGAGTCGCTTGGCGAAGCGTCGGCCATGCTGGCCGGCCACGGCGTCGCGATGCAGGATTTTCTCGACGTGATCACGAGCAATCTGTTTCAGGGCGTCGTGTATCAGGGCTACGGCAAGATGATTGCCGAGCAGCGCTATGAACCGGCGCTGTTCAAGGCGCGCCTCGGTATGAAAGACGTGCGGCTCGCGCTTGCCGCGGCGGAATCGGTGAATGCGCCGTTGCCGGTCGCGAGCGTCGTGCGCGACAGCCTGATCGAGGCGATGGCGCATGGGGACGGCGAGAAGGACTTTGCGGTGCTCGGGCAGGTCGCGGCGCGCCGCGCGGGGCGCTGAGCGCTGGGCGCTGGGCGCTGGGCGCTGGGTCGGGGCGGCATTTTCGCCGTGCGGTCGCGATTGCCCGGGATATGCGTCATGTGCGAACGATGTTTCGCGCATGACGCAGAGCACAAAAAAGCATCGCGCGACTGCCATATGAAACGGGGCTCTCCGGCGGTTGTGGCCGATCCACGACAGGAGAGCGGACGTTTTCACAAGTTGTTGCGTCGCACCAAACCTTTTGCTATAGTGATTCCTGTCTCCTCCATGTCTCCTCTGATATGGATTCAGCCCGCCACCTCGGCGGGCTTTTTTTTATCCGCTTTTTGCCGCCTGGATCATTGCCCGCCGGTCGCTTGGCGTGAAAGCCGGTCACCGCCCGGCGCCTGCCGATCGGTTGGCGTGAAAGCCGGAAAAGAAAAAGGCTGGCGTTTCATCGCCAGCCTTCATCAGGTCAATCCGTTGCTCGAACAACGCAAGCCGATGCGCACCGACGCTATCGGCCTGTGCCCGCTACCCGCTCAAGGCTTCAATCCGGCGCCCTCGTCGGCGCCAATCGCGAGATTCATACACTGAATCGCCGCGCCCGACGCGCCCTTGCCAAGGTTGTCCAGACGCGACACCGTGACGAAGCGTTCCTCGTTGCCGAACACAAACAGATCGACGCGATTCGTGTCGTTGTTCGCCTGCACGTCGAAGAAGCCCGTATCGAGGTTGTCGTCGGCATTGAACGGCGCGACGCGCACGAACGCCTCGCCCCGGTAGTACTCGGCGAACAGTGCCTGCACGTCTTGCGGCGTCACGCGTTTCGCGAGCTGCGACGGCGAGAAGTAGGTGGTGACCGCAAGCCCCTTGTAGAAGCTGCCGACGATCGGCGTGAACACCGGCGGCGACGTCAGGCCCGTATGCGCGGCCATTTCCGGCAGATGCTTATGCGTGAGACCGAGCGCGTACGGGCGCGGGCTATTGAGCTTCGCGTT from Paraburkholderia edwinii includes the following:
- a CDS encoding aspartyl/asparaginyl beta-hydroxylase domain-containing protein; translated protein: MRWIVLAWFVISAVYVFNRGTQRFKFWRQLSDHSTFLAPINIWCYLLSPIKPGPYIRSSWFPELEPLRANWQKIRDEALAVDAAQKIAAAARYTDIGFNSFFKTGWRRFYLKWYDAPHPSAESLCPYTTALLQSIPSVKAAMFAQLPPGASLVRHRDPYAGSVRYHLGLVTPADPKCYIDVDGQQYYWRDGEEVIFDETYIHYAKNDTDMSRIVLFCDIERPMRFRWASAFNRLVSNTLMRAAASPNEVGDRTGLLNRMFKYVYAIRRAGKTIKAWHRPTYYVVKWTLFGSVIAGVFYLI
- a CDS encoding NAD(P)-dependent oxidoreductase, which gives rise to MDIGFIGLGEMGAVMVENILKAGHQVRVWNRSPERAQRLAQAGAQVVGSVAEAFTGDAVFSMLADDAAVREVINARVLDEAPRGQIHVNMATISVALAEELAHEHAQRGLNYVAAPVMGRPDVAAAGKLTIVAAGPAEAIDRVQPVLDAMGQKTWRIGSLAQQANVMKLATNFLIGSAIESLGEASAMLAGHGVAMQDFLDVITSNLFQGVVYQGYGKMIAEQRYEPALFKARLGMKDVRLALAAAESVNAPLPVASVVRDSLIEAMAHGDGEKDFAVLGQVAARRAGR
- the zigA gene encoding zinc metallochaperone GTPase ZigA; the encoded protein is MNKLPVTVLSGFLGAGKTTLLNHVLNNREGKRVAVIVNDMSEVNIDAQLVRDGSQLSHIDEKLVEMSNGCICCTLREDLLVEIQRLAQERRFDYLLIESTGISEPLPVAETFTFRDEEGRSLSDVAQLDTMVTVVDAYNFARDYGSHDFLADRGETMGEEDRRTVVDLLTEQVEFCDVIVLNKTDMVSASDLERIKGVLRALNGRAQIVESHFGRVPVDRILNTGLFDFEAAAQAPGWLKEMRGEHIPESEQYGITSFVYRARRPFHPRRFFDWIQREWPGVVRSKGYFWLASRHDLVGEWSQAGAISRHQRAGTWWAAVPKASWPQSPEALEVIRSRSEMPFGDRQQELVLIGTRMDEETLRAAFDACLLDDYELSLGAKEWLRFDDPFPSWAVRQ
- a CDS encoding Mut7-C RNAse domain-containing protein; translated protein: MVTATFRFYEELNDFLARPLRRQSFSCACARDATAKHMIEALGVPHTEVELILVNGESVGFDHPLKDGDRVAVYPKFEALDIRPLLRVRERPLRVLRFIADAHLGGLAQLLRLAGFDTLYDNHYADARIEALALDEARIVLTRDRELLKRRTITHGCYVRALKPEAQLREIFRRLDLGSSAHPFRLCLTCNVPLRRISKDEAVGRAPEGVLERHSQFVTCDVCRRVFWEGSHWKRMRALMDSVTDGATDHVKDSAKRR
- a CDS encoding DMT family transporter, which codes for MLVAAMIWGSAFVAQRLSFDAIGPFLFTGLRFLLGACVVLVLLACVRPLTAAAKPRVEGQSPAPLPAPSPASPSPVCFTLLRDGAWLGLVLAIAISVQQIGMQYTKIANAGFISSLYVVIVPLMGVVLRHQTALGTWLGAALAAIGMYFLSVDEHFSMLYGDWYQLAGALVISVQVVLVGRFARRHDPLVLALVQFVVCGLICSAIALAFEPVRAADIVRAAPTILYGGALSVGVAYTIQVVAQKDAAPAHAAVIFSMEGVFAAFAGWLVLGETLTARAVFGCLLMLIGLIVCQVMPIWHARRQSASVG